From a region of the Tenggerimyces flavus genome:
- a CDS encoding type IV toxin-antitoxin system AbiEi family antitoxin domain-containing protein: METQVLSRQQAFALGYSDKQIKARIRRGEWEHVRRGVYVDGPAWRAMDALGRHRVSIQAVRLTLNDDAVVSHISAAILHGWDSWRVPLDTVTVTREPPQHPRREAGVDHHVATLAADEVVEIRGMRVTSPERTMVDVARSYAFEQAVVLCDGALRSGAALGRALELYLRQSQWPGARHALPAIEFADGGSESVGESRLRVLCHRHGLPRPILQAPIYGLDGCVIARGDLLFEDERTLVEFDGKLKYGRGARFDVDPREVLFKEKRREDAIREEAGLEVVRVVWSDLDSPDHTAARLRAAFARAHARHHRAA; this comes from the coding sequence ATGGAAACGCAGGTACTCTCCCGTCAGCAGGCGTTCGCGCTCGGGTACAGCGACAAGCAGATCAAGGCGCGAATCCGACGCGGCGAGTGGGAACATGTTCGGCGTGGCGTCTACGTCGACGGCCCTGCCTGGCGCGCGATGGACGCGTTGGGACGGCATCGAGTGTCGATTCAGGCGGTCAGGCTGACGTTGAACGACGACGCCGTGGTGAGTCACATCTCCGCGGCGATACTGCATGGATGGGACAGCTGGCGAGTCCCGCTCGACACCGTCACCGTGACGCGCGAACCTCCACAGCATCCTCGTCGGGAGGCTGGCGTCGACCATCACGTGGCGACCCTGGCTGCGGACGAGGTGGTCGAGATCCGTGGCATGCGTGTCACCTCGCCCGAGCGAACGATGGTCGACGTTGCTCGGTCGTACGCGTTCGAGCAGGCGGTCGTGCTGTGTGACGGCGCGTTGCGGTCCGGTGCTGCCCTTGGCCGAGCGCTGGAGCTGTACCTCCGCCAATCCCAATGGCCTGGCGCCCGGCATGCGCTCCCGGCCATCGAGTTCGCGGACGGCGGATCCGAGTCCGTGGGCGAGTCGCGCCTACGCGTGCTCTGCCATCGGCACGGGTTGCCGCGGCCGATCTTGCAAGCACCGATCTACGGGCTCGACGGGTGCGTGATCGCGCGTGGGGACCTTCTGTTCGAGGACGAGCGGACGCTGGTCGAGTTCGACGGCAAACTGAAGTACGGGCGGGGCGCCCGCTTCGACGTCGATCCGCGGGAAGTCCTCTTCAAGGAGAAGCGACGGGAGGACGCGATCCGCGAAGAGGCTGGCCTCGAGGTCGTCCGCGTGGTCTGGAGCGACCTGGATTCGCCCGATCACACCGCCGCCAGACTGCGTGCCGCCTTTGCCCGAGCCCACGCCCGCCACCACCGCGCCGCCTGA
- a CDS encoding ROK family protein, translated as MTDHATDGVVLAIDIGGTKLAVGVVDANGHVLSSDRAPSSLGPEDDGEAVWERLHKLCETVLAGVGRPPLVGVGVGCGGPMLWPAGEVSPLNLQAWRGFPLRKRLRTAYPGLPVRVHNDAVALAVAEHWRGAGQDVDDMLGMVVSTGVGGGLVLGGRLVDGASGNAGHVGHIVVDPDGPPCPCGGRGCVEAIARGPGLAAWARELGWRADRSEAEATAKELADDARAGDKIALSAFERAGWALGVGIASAVALCDVRRVVVGGGVSQAGPLLFEPLERTLREYAKMAYTKAAQVGPATLNQDAGLVGAAALILAGDRYWSAD; from the coding sequence ATGACCGACCATGCGACCGATGGCGTGGTGTTGGCGATCGACATCGGCGGCACGAAGCTTGCCGTCGGTGTCGTCGACGCCAACGGCCACGTCCTGAGCTCCGACCGTGCGCCCTCCTCTCTCGGGCCGGAGGACGACGGCGAAGCTGTCTGGGAACGATTGCACAAGCTGTGTGAGACCGTTCTCGCAGGTGTGGGCCGCCCGCCTCTCGTCGGCGTCGGCGTCGGTTGCGGTGGACCGATGCTGTGGCCGGCCGGCGAGGTCTCGCCACTCAACCTGCAAGCCTGGCGCGGGTTTCCGCTGCGTAAGCGGTTGCGTACGGCGTACCCCGGGCTCCCGGTACGCGTCCACAACGACGCGGTCGCGCTCGCCGTCGCCGAACACTGGCGCGGCGCCGGACAGGACGTCGACGACATGCTCGGCATGGTCGTGTCGACCGGCGTCGGCGGCGGCCTCGTGCTCGGTGGCCGGCTGGTCGACGGGGCGAGCGGGAACGCCGGACATGTCGGACACATCGTGGTCGATCCCGACGGGCCGCCGTGCCCGTGCGGCGGGCGCGGCTGCGTCGAGGCGATCGCGCGCGGCCCGGGCCTCGCCGCGTGGGCGCGCGAGCTCGGCTGGCGGGCCGACCGTTCGGAAGCCGAAGCGACCGCTAAGGAGCTCGCCGACGACGCGCGGGCCGGTGACAAGATCGCGCTGTCGGCGTTTGAACGCGCCGGTTGGGCGCTCGGCGTCGGCATCGCCTCCGCGGTCGCGTTGTGTGACGTTCGCCGCGTTGTCGTCGGCGGTGGCGTGTCGCAGGCCGGTCCGCTGCTGTTCGAGCCGTTGGAACGTACGCTGCGCGAGTACGCCAAGATGGCCTACACCAAAGCCGCCCAAGTCGGTCCGGCGACGCTGAACCAGGACGCCGGGCTGGTGGGAGCGGCGGCGCTCATCCTCGCGGGTGATCGGTACTGGTCAGCGGACTAA
- a CDS encoding TetR/AcrR family transcriptional regulator, whose translation MSPRRSPTPQERQRDPERTRKLILDAAATEFAAHGYAGARISAIASRAGVNQQLISYYFDGKEGLYQAMSELWWQRQAELASPEVALPEQLRRFVLEGVTSPESPRLFAWAGLQYDGPSSDPDQGVRTERLQASVEQLRAAQTAGRLPAEVDPATLLIMLMGASMAATTLPHVIEGVCGVDPRSPEFLRHYADQIALVASQLGLDATPPPPDPA comes from the coding sequence ATGTCGCCACGCCGATCCCCCACGCCGCAGGAGCGCCAGCGCGATCCCGAGCGCACCCGGAAGCTGATCCTCGACGCGGCGGCCACCGAGTTCGCCGCGCACGGGTACGCCGGCGCCCGGATCAGCGCGATCGCCTCCCGGGCGGGGGTGAACCAGCAACTGATCTCGTACTACTTCGACGGCAAGGAGGGGCTCTACCAGGCGATGTCCGAGCTGTGGTGGCAGCGCCAGGCGGAGCTCGCGTCGCCTGAGGTCGCGCTGCCCGAGCAGCTCCGCCGGTTCGTGCTCGAGGGGGTGACCAGCCCGGAGAGTCCGCGGCTGTTCGCGTGGGCCGGGCTGCAGTACGACGGGCCGTCGTCGGACCCCGACCAGGGCGTACGGACGGAGCGACTCCAGGCGAGCGTCGAGCAGCTCCGGGCCGCCCAGACCGCGGGCCGACTGCCGGCCGAGGTCGATCCGGCCACATTGCTGATCATGCTGATGGGCGCCTCGATGGCAGCCACCACGCTCCCCCACGTCATCGAGGGCGTGTGCGGCGTCGACCCTCGGTCACCCGAGTTCCTGCGCCACTACGCCGACCAGATCGCCCTCGTCGCCAGCCAGCTCGGCCTCGACGCCACCCCACCACCGCCCGACCCCGCCTGA
- a CDS encoding MFS transporter: MDKHPLRWWALAVAVLAVFVDMVDNQIVTVALPTIQQHLGTGEAALQWISAGYALGFALTLITGGRLGDRYGRKALFVTGMAIFTASSLVAGIAPNVGVLIAARVAQGIGSGLMVPQVLSFIHAEFDDTERPKAMALFAAAFPLGGLAGPLLGGVLTEANLFESGWRAIFLVNLPIGLLALVGALVAMPRRPRAAMHRIDQGGLALLTAGLFAIFYPLVQGRELGWPAWTIALLVAGVLVLGLFAYQQRRLAQNGGEPLIAPELLKYRSLVAGQAVMFCVNTAVGVFFVLTLHLQLGLGFSPLHAALTFVPATVGIVVGNVLAMRMAARIGRAFTAAGIVVLLVSVAAMAGLVVWRGTDLGSLALALPAVGLGLGMGTVLGSLMGASLSEVPARLAGSASGLVNTTMQLATATGIALFGTVFFGRLHGGDFTAATAGTMLVSVGVLVVALALTAALPKVSSASKVPEFAG, encoded by the coding sequence ATGGACAAACATCCCCTGAGGTGGTGGGCACTGGCCGTCGCCGTGCTCGCCGTCTTCGTCGACATGGTCGACAACCAGATCGTCACCGTGGCCCTCCCGACGATCCAGCAGCACCTCGGCACCGGCGAGGCGGCGCTGCAGTGGATCTCGGCCGGCTACGCACTGGGCTTCGCGCTCACGCTGATCACCGGCGGCCGGCTCGGCGACCGGTACGGCCGCAAGGCGCTGTTCGTGACCGGCATGGCGATCTTCACCGCGTCCTCGCTGGTCGCCGGAATCGCGCCGAACGTGGGCGTGCTCATCGCCGCGCGCGTCGCGCAGGGCATCGGCTCGGGCCTGATGGTTCCGCAGGTGCTGTCGTTCATCCACGCCGAGTTCGACGACACCGAACGGCCGAAGGCGATGGCGCTGTTCGCCGCCGCGTTCCCGCTCGGCGGCCTCGCCGGCCCGCTGCTCGGCGGCGTGCTGACCGAGGCGAACCTGTTCGAGTCCGGCTGGCGCGCGATCTTCCTGGTCAACCTGCCGATCGGCCTGCTCGCGCTGGTCGGCGCCCTGGTCGCCATGCCGCGACGCCCGCGGGCGGCCATGCACCGCATCGACCAGGGTGGACTGGCCCTGTTGACCGCCGGACTGTTCGCGATCTTCTACCCGCTGGTGCAGGGCCGCGAGCTCGGCTGGCCGGCGTGGACGATCGCGCTGCTGGTGGCCGGCGTGCTGGTGCTCGGCCTGTTCGCGTACCAGCAACGCAGGCTCGCCCAGAACGGTGGCGAGCCGCTGATCGCGCCGGAACTGCTCAAGTACCGCAGCCTGGTCGCCGGCCAGGCGGTCATGTTCTGCGTCAACACCGCGGTCGGCGTGTTCTTCGTTCTCACGTTGCATCTGCAGCTGGGGCTGGGGTTCTCGCCGCTGCACGCCGCGCTGACGTTCGTTCCCGCCACGGTGGGCATCGTCGTGGGGAACGTCCTCGCGATGCGGATGGCCGCCCGGATCGGGCGCGCGTTCACGGCCGCCGGGATCGTCGTGCTGCTTGTGAGCGTGGCGGCGATGGCCGGTCTCGTGGTCTGGCGAGGTACGGACCTCGGCTCGCTCGCGCTGGCCCTGCCCGCGGTGGGACTGGGGCTCGGTATGGGAACGGTCCTAGGTTCGCTGATGGGCGCCTCGCTGTCGGAAGTTCCGGCGCGGCTCGCGGGGTCGGCGTCCGGACTGGTGAATACGACGATGCAGCTCGCGACGGCGACCGGAATCGCCTTGTTCGGCACGGTTTTCTTCGGTCGGCTGCACGGCGGTGACTTCACCGCGGCGACCGCCGGAACGATGCTGGTCAGCGTCGGCGTGCTGGTCGTGGCGCTCGCCCTGACCGCTGCTCTTCCGAAAGTTTCGAGCGCTTCGAAAGTTCCGGAGTTCGCCGGCTGA
- a CDS encoding AI-2E family transporter, which translates to MAQSWIGRLRQRMQERSQRGGLTSRPGVNTRPPRPRDPKPADRPLDIPWAVRLAAGWSWRLLLIGLAAAAFLFLVVQLRVIVVPVLVAMLLTALVIPVADGLQRVGVPRGLAAGITLIGMLLIVGGLLTIVGQQIASGFDDLANQVTDGIDQIHDWLVTGPLQLSDAQITSAFDAARDAISGSNAQLTQGALKIGTTVGHVATGFFLVLFSTYFMLYEGGKIWGWVVRIFPRAARERVDASGERAWVSLTAFVRATVMVAFVDAVGIMAVALLLRVPLAVPIGVLVFLGSFIPIIGALISGAVAVIVALVTHGLLAALLMLVGVIAVQQLEAHVLQPFLLGRLVRLHPLAIILSIGGGVYLAGIIGALFAVPLVAMVNAVVSYLAGGDDPSPAGALVVTEAEAESHSDSPPPPDPPRDTPSERSSE; encoded by the coding sequence ATGGCGCAGAGCTGGATCGGCAGGCTCCGGCAACGCATGCAGGAACGGTCGCAGCGAGGCGGCCTGACCTCCCGACCAGGGGTGAACACCAGACCACCACGGCCCCGTGATCCCAAGCCTGCCGACCGTCCGCTGGACATCCCGTGGGCCGTACGACTCGCCGCCGGCTGGTCCTGGCGGCTGCTGCTGATCGGCCTCGCGGCAGCGGCGTTCCTGTTCCTCGTCGTCCAGCTGCGCGTGATCGTCGTCCCCGTACTGGTGGCGATGCTGCTCACCGCGCTGGTCATCCCGGTCGCCGACGGGCTGCAACGCGTCGGCGTACCGCGCGGCCTTGCCGCGGGCATCACGTTGATCGGCATGCTGCTCATCGTCGGCGGCTTGCTGACGATCGTCGGGCAACAGATCGCGTCCGGCTTCGACGACCTGGCCAACCAGGTGACCGACGGCATCGACCAGATCCACGACTGGCTCGTCACCGGTCCGTTGCAGCTGTCCGACGCGCAGATCACGTCGGCGTTCGACGCCGCACGCGACGCGATCAGCGGGAGCAACGCGCAGTTGACGCAGGGCGCGTTGAAGATCGGAACGACGGTCGGGCACGTCGCGACCGGCTTCTTCCTGGTGCTGTTCTCGACGTACTTCATGTTGTACGAGGGCGGCAAGATCTGGGGCTGGGTCGTACGGATCTTCCCGCGCGCCGCCCGTGAGCGCGTCGACGCCTCCGGCGAGCGGGCGTGGGTGTCGCTGACCGCGTTCGTCCGGGCCACCGTCATGGTGGCGTTCGTGGACGCTGTCGGCATCATGGCGGTGGCGTTACTCCTGCGCGTGCCGTTGGCGGTGCCGATCGGTGTGCTGGTGTTCCTGGGTTCGTTCATCCCGATCATCGGTGCGCTGATCTCCGGTGCGGTCGCGGTGATCGTCGCGCTGGTCACGCACGGGCTGTTGGCCGCCCTGCTGATGCTGGTCGGCGTGATCGCCGTGCAGCAGCTCGAGGCGCACGTCCTGCAGCCGTTCCTGCTCGGCCGGCTCGTTCGCCTGCACCCATTGGCGATCATCTTGTCGATCGGTGGTGGCGTCTACCTCGCCGGCATCATCGGCGCGCTCTTCGCGGTGCCGCTGGTCGCGATGGTCAACGCGGTGGTCTCGTACCTCGCCGGCGGCGACGATCCCTCACCCGCAGGTGCTCTGGTCGTGACAGAGGCGGAGGCCGAGTCGCACAGCGACTCGCCTCCGCCTCCGGACCCCCCTCGGGATACGCCTAGTGAGAGATCGTCGGAGTGA